The segment GCTAGTTATGAAGAGTGGGAAAATTTCTTACAAAAGAGATTAAAAGCTTATAATAGCTCACTTGAAACAATAGCTAAACAAAAAAATTTACTTACTGCATATGATTATTATATAACTAATAATCAAGCATTGTAGTAAAAACATGGGTAACTACTGGAAATAGTTACCCTTTTTCATAAAAAGGGGGGATAAAAATAAACAGAGGAAGTAAGAGGACATTGAACAATCTTTCCAATGTAAATTACAAACTTGCCTTAGTTGTAGGTTACGCCTTAGGTATCTCAAAAATAGATTTTTTTGTAAATGAGGGGTTTAGAACACAGGAGAAACAGCAGGAGTACTACAAAAAGGGGGTATCCAAAGTTGATGGGGTAAAAATTAAATCTCAGCACCAACTTGGGAGGGCAATAGATATATATTATGTTGGCTGGAGAAAAGACAAGGACGATAATGAGAAATGGAGATTGTTAATAGATACATTTAGAACAGTGGGAAAGCAGTTGGGAATAAAATTAATTTTTGGTTACGATTGGGGTTGTGATAAGCCACATATTGAGTTAGCAAGAGGTGAATAAAAATTGAAACCCTTATTAAAATTTAACTTTGTATTTAAAATAGCAGATTTAAAGATATTTTATATTGACTCTTTTTAAAAAACATGATATCTTTTAAGTAGGTTTTTATTGATTTTATAAAGTTGGGAGATGAAGTCTACAAGGTAGTGCCGACCCCAGTGCCCTACCTTTCTCCCTACCTAAAACTTTCCCCACATATAAGGGGGCTTATGAAATTAATATCAGTTTTTATTAAAAAATTTATCTGTAAATATCTAAAGACAGTTGTTATAGAGAGAATAATTATAATCTTACTTGATGAGCTGGTAAAGAGGACAGAGAGCAAGATTGATGATAAGATATATAAGGCTATTTTTGAAAAGGTAGATAGTGAGTGCCTATGAGTATAGAGGATATTAAAAATATAATCTACTTTTTGACTCTTTTAGGAGTTTATCATAGATATATGCTTTCACTTTTGGAGAAAACCAATATTAGATTGGAAGATGAGATCAATAGAAAGATCAATCTTGATGAGTGGGAGAGGGAGAAAGGATTATTTTTAAAGTTGCAGTCTAGTAATGTAAAAAGTTTGATTGAGGCTCTTGATAGAATTGATAAGAGGATAGGGCGTATTGAGGAAAAACTGATGAAAAATTAGAAAAAATTAAATAGTTAGTTAATATGAAAAAGCACGATTAATTCGTGCTTTTTTTGTTTATATCCTTATTTTAGATGGTTGGCTCCTTATACTGGAGAAGCTGAGTTTAATTACATCATCAAAGAATAGTTTTAAACCTTATTTTAGATGGTCGGCTCCTTATACTCAAGAATTAAGATACGTTGCAGGAGCTGTTAAAGAAATATGGTTTTAAACCTTGTTTTAGATGGTCGGCTCCTTATACCCCTATTTTTTAACTTTATTTGAATTAGAGATATTTTAAACTTTAAAATTTGAGGAGCATTTTTTAATCACTTGTTTTAATAATTAGTATTTTTCCTATTTTCTTCCCTTTTGCTCGTACAACTTTTTTCTAAAAAGTGTAATTTAATGAGCATCTGTCCCTTTAGTTATAAGGAGCTATTAAATTTTAACCTGTTATTTTTTAAAAAATTAGGTTTTGGAATTTGGGTTCCGTAATTATATTATAGCACTGACAGAAATTATTTGTCAAAAAAATTTTATATAAATTAAAGTATATAAAAATAGCTACTTAGTCTAAACTAAATAGCTATAATCCCCAATCCCACCCTTTTATCAGTTAATGTTTGGTAAAAAAATGTGAACAATTATTTGTACTCATGTAACAATGCTGAGTATCTATTTAAACAATTCTCTCACTCTGTCAAGATTATTATGTTTTTAATGTCAGTTCCATTCTCCACCGACTAGAGATAACATTCACCCTGATAAATACCATTTATTATTAATCTTGTAACTCTGTTGTCCAGTTTAGTTCTTGGATTTTCATATCAGTTTCCCTTAAAATCTTAGAAAGCTTATCAATCTCCTTTTGCTTTTCCTTGATATTTACTGTACTTAAAATCTTAACCTCTGTATTTGAGTATCTATCTATCTTTTCACTTGCATCTTTTAAAAACTCCCTCTTAATAGATAGGTTTAGAGATAACACATCTCTTTCAGCAATTAGATCAGTGATAGTTTTATCCCCATAAAAAGTGCAACTATTTGTTTTATTGATCTTTTTTATAAGAAGTTCAAGCTCTGCTAAACAAGAGTTTACCTCTATTAATAGATCTTCAGGATTTTCAGAAGGCTCTTCCCCCTCTTGAACCTTAGAGTTTCTTAAAAGTCTCTCTTTTAATTGAAATAATCTTTTCTTTAGATCAGCTCTGTTATTTAATGCCTCTGCTAATTTCATAGGTTCCTCCTTTTTTGTAATTATAAAAGGTGCTATTACAACCATTTTTAATTTACAATAGCTCTATAATTTTATTTAGTTATCTCATACTCCCAAGTGATGATTCCACCAAATTCATATATATTGTCG is part of the uncultured Fusobacterium sp. genome and harbors:
- a CDS encoding DIP1984 family protein; the encoded protein is MKLAEALNNRADLKKRLFQLKERLLRNSKVQEGEEPSENPEDLLIEVNSCLAELELLIKKINKTNSCTFYGDKTITDLIAERDVLSLNLSIKREFLKDASEKIDRYSNTEVKILSTVNIKEKQKEIDKLSKILRETDMKIQELNWTTELQD
- a CDS encoding M15 family metallopeptidase — its product is MNNLSNVNYKLALVVGYALGISKIDFFVNEGFRTQEKQQEYYKKGVSKVDGVKIKSQHQLGRAIDIYYVGWRKDKDDNEKWRLLIDTFRTVGKQLGIKLIFGYDWGCDKPHIELARGE